Proteins encoded in a region of the Aminivibrio sp. genome:
- the murD gene encoding UDP-N-acetylmuramoyl-L-alanine--D-glutamate ligase, which translates to MEPAHDLQGKKITIIGSGVSGKGLASLAAGLGASVFVTERKHLDEDARNLFRKKGVAWEEDGHSDRACDADLVVAGSGISPSAPVIIEARKKGIPVTGELDFIAPFLRGKVIGVTGSNGKSTTTALLGHMLSRKGFAVSIAGNIGTSLADSAFKEWDYIVVELSSFQLYWNSCLSCCVAVVTNLAPDHIDWHGSYEEYVRAKARIITTQGGSGMVIVQERDRAALGVASSDERIVCFSWKGEFPDRCEKAILADENSRSVYFRTGKNEEKLFGFDDLPLIGKHNIENGSMAAGVLHLLGENGIPDLFSGFGGLPHRCEKVAHIGGLLFIDDSKGTNVASTCTALTSIEGPKAIILGGQGKGEDYAPLAETVRKEAAAAVVMGEERGKIADALRQAGYDRIFEAEGMEDAVKKAVSALSGKGVVLLSPACTSWDMYPNYKKRGEHFKSIVLSLEKRL; encoded by the coding sequence ATGGAACCTGCACATGATCTTCAGGGGAAAAAAATCACCATCATAGGATCCGGAGTCAGCGGCAAAGGTCTGGCATCTCTTGCCGCCGGGCTGGGTGCGTCTGTTTTCGTGACGGAGAGGAAACACCTGGATGAAGATGCGCGGAATCTCTTCAGGAAAAAAGGCGTTGCTTGGGAGGAGGACGGTCATTCAGACCGTGCATGCGACGCCGACCTGGTTGTAGCAGGTTCGGGCATATCTCCTTCTGCTCCCGTGATTATCGAAGCCAGGAAAAAGGGGATACCGGTAACGGGGGAACTCGACTTTATTGCCCCGTTCCTTCGGGGGAAAGTGATAGGCGTAACGGGAAGCAACGGGAAAAGCACAACCACGGCCCTTCTTGGCCATATGCTCTCCCGAAAAGGGTTTGCTGTTTCCATCGCAGGAAACATCGGCACCTCCCTTGCTGACTCAGCTTTCAAAGAGTGGGATTATATCGTGGTGGAGCTGAGCAGTTTCCAGCTCTACTGGAATTCCTGCCTGTCCTGCTGTGTGGCTGTCGTGACCAACCTGGCTCCGGATCACATCGACTGGCACGGAAGCTACGAGGAGTATGTACGGGCAAAGGCAAGGATCATCACCACCCAGGGAGGGTCCGGCATGGTGATTGTCCAGGAAAGGGACCGGGCTGCGCTCGGCGTCGCATCCTCCGACGAACGCATCGTATGTTTCTCGTGGAAAGGGGAATTTCCCGACCGGTGCGAAAAGGCGATCCTTGCCGACGAAAACAGCAGGTCCGTGTATTTCCGAACCGGGAAGAACGAAGAGAAGCTTTTCGGGTTTGATGATCTTCCCCTCATCGGAAAGCACAACATCGAAAATGGTTCCATGGCGGCGGGTGTTCTTCATCTCCTCGGAGAGAACGGCATACCTGACCTTTTCTCGGGATTCGGCGGGCTGCCCCACAGGTGCGAAAAGGTCGCCCACATCGGCGGTCTTCTCTTCATTGACGACTCCAAGGGAACAAATGTAGCCTCCACGTGTACCGCTCTGACCTCCATTGAGGGGCCGAAGGCAATCATCCTGGGAGGGCAGGGAAAAGGCGAAGATTATGCCCCCCTGGCAGAAACGGTACGAAAAGAAGCGGCCGCGGCGGTGGTAATGGGGGAGGAGCGGGGGAAAATAGCGGATGCTCTCCGGCAGGCCGGATATGACCGAATTTTTGAAGCGGAAGGAATGGAAGATGCCGTGAAAAAGGCCGTTTCCGCCCTGTCGGGGAAAGGCGTGGTTCTTCTGTCTCCCGCATGCACCAGCTGGGACATGTACCCGAACTACAAGAAAAGGGGAGAACACTTCAAGAGCATCGTCCTCTCCCTGGAGAAACGGCTATGA
- a CDS encoding FtsW/RodA/SpoVE family cell cycle protein, producing the protein MREETVLLSESSARRPQVDPFLWIIPLLLAIFGILMIFSLTSHTSLEEYGSPFTLGMKQVEWLFVGIAGMMVMYMIPLSFWKKYSGAIWLFSLFLLVLTLIPGIGIKAGGARRWIGFAGLRFQPIEFLNLAIAVHLSRLLNSSGKRGLSAFISITVPVLFLSVVPLLFQPNIGGTILIFALSMAIHVQCRGWSWPFIAGAAGFPFFFMFIIREGYRLRRYIAFLDPWEQPMDSGFQVIQGLVAFSNGGLFGVGVGKGLQKLNYLPAAHTDYIFATVGEEFGFIGTFFILFFFLMWTIRACSAYKNAEGFRATLIWALTVSVLIPLFINLGGVLKLMPLTGIPLPFISYGGSSLLFMWVKIGILMRVCREVSLS; encoded by the coding sequence ATGAGGGAAGAGACAGTCCTCCTGAGTGAATCCAGCGCACGGCGCCCCCAGGTGGATCCTTTCCTCTGGATCATCCCTCTGTTACTCGCCATTTTCGGGATCCTGATGATTTTTTCCCTGACATCCCACACGTCCCTGGAGGAGTACGGATCTCCCTTCACCCTCGGGATGAAGCAGGTTGAATGGCTGTTTGTCGGTATCGCTGGCATGATGGTGATGTACATGATTCCCTTGTCTTTTTGGAAAAAATACAGCGGTGCCATCTGGCTTTTTTCTCTTTTCCTTCTCGTTCTCACCCTTATCCCCGGGATAGGCATCAAGGCGGGTGGGGCGAGGCGGTGGATAGGTTTTGCCGGGCTCCGGTTCCAGCCGATCGAATTCCTGAACCTGGCCATTGCCGTGCATCTTTCGAGGCTCCTGAACTCGTCGGGAAAAAGGGGACTGTCGGCGTTCATTTCCATAACGGTTCCGGTTCTCTTCCTTTCGGTGGTCCCCCTTCTTTTCCAGCCGAATATCGGCGGAACCATCCTTATTTTTGCCCTTTCCATGGCAATTCATGTCCAGTGCAGAGGATGGAGCTGGCCATTTATCGCCGGTGCAGCGGGATTTCCTTTTTTCTTCATGTTCATCATCAGGGAGGGATACCGTCTCAGGAGATATATTGCCTTTCTCGATCCCTGGGAACAGCCCATGGACAGCGGTTTCCAGGTTATCCAGGGTCTCGTAGCCTTTTCCAACGGGGGTCTCTTCGGCGTAGGAGTGGGAAAGGGGCTTCAGAAACTGAATTACCTCCCCGCCGCCCACACAGACTACATCTTCGCAACCGTGGGAGAGGAGTTCGGCTTTATCGGCACCTTTTTTATCCTTTTTTTCTTCCTTATGTGGACAATACGCGCCTGTTCAGCCTACAAGAACGCTGAAGGTTTCCGGGCCACCCTTATCTGGGCCCTTACGGTTTCGGTGCTTATTCCCCTGTTCATCAATCTCGGAGGTGTGCTCAAGCTCATGCCTCTTACAGGCATTCCTCTTCCTTTCATAAGCTACGGAGGCAGCTCCCTGCTCTTTATGTGGGTGAAAATAGGCATCCTGATGAGAGTCTGCAGGGAGGTGTCCCTGTCATGA